One segment of Papaver somniferum cultivar HN1 unplaced genomic scaffold, ASM357369v1 unplaced-scaffold_81, whole genome shotgun sequence DNA contains the following:
- the LOC113345397 gene encoding NPL4-like protein 1 — protein MVMIRVRSRDGLERVHIENPHITVSQLKTLIESQLRVPISQQTISLNQNLLLAKSPQDKLQFNDLSSNPQTLISSLGISHGSLIYLSYEGERSIAGGPTVNPAGSFGRKMTMDDLIAKQMRVSRQEKPNCESVSFDRDAANCFQHYVNETLAFAVKRGGFMYGTVSEVGEVMVNFIYEMPQQGTEGNLMLTRDSEEEKIVEAIALGLGMRRVGFIFTQTIGQNKEEYTMSNSEVLQAAELHGESGLKEWVTALVKLEVNEEGGADVHFEAFQMSDVCVKLFKEGWFETDCGGDHDPKISRMKKEVVVGVKDVKEVDNDFFLVVVKILDHQGPLSTSFPVENRITSIPPRALKTHLEKAKNLPFVKRISDFHLLLLLCRFFDVNSDVPTLAECVQLQSTVPEGYQLLIESMASAT, from the exons ATGGTAATGATCAGGGTTCGTAGCAGAGACGGATTAGAAAGAGTCCATATCGAAAACCCACACATCACAGTATcacaactcaaaaccctaattgaatcTCAACTCCGTGTCCCAATCTCTCAACAAACAATCTCCTTAAATCAAAACCTACTCTTAGCAAAATCACCTCAAGATAAGCTGCAATTCAACGATTTGTCATCAAatccacaaaccctaatttcatcattAGGCATATCTCACGGTTCATTGATTTACTTATCATATGAAGGTGAAAGATCTATTGCAGGTGGTCCAACAGTAAACCCAGCTGGTTCATTTGGTAGGAAGATGACTATGGATGATCTGATTGCTAAACAAATGAGGGTTTCAAGACAAGAAAAGCCGAATTGCGAATCGGTTTCGTTTGATCGCGATGCTGCTAATTGTTTCCAGCATTATGTGAATGAGACGTTGGCGTTTGCGGTGAAACGGGGAGGGTTTATGTATGGGACGGTATCAGAGGTTGGTGAAGTGATGGTGAATTTTATTTATGAGATGCCACAACAGGGGACTGAGGGCAATTTGATGCTGACGAGGGATAGTGAGGAAGAGAAGATTGTAGAAGCGATTGCGTTGGGGTTAGGAATGAGGAGAGTTGGGTTTATTTTTACTCAAACTATTGGGCAGAACAAGGAGGAGTATACTATGTCGAATTCCGAGGTTTTACAAGCAGCGGAACTACATGGGGAAAGTGGGTTGAAGGAGTGGGTTACTGCATTGGTGAAATTGGAAGTGAATGAAGAAGGCGGTGCTGATGTACATTTTGAAGCTTTTCAGATGAGTGATGTCTGTGTTAAGCTATTTAAAGAAGGATGGTTTGAGACCGACTGTGGGGGTGATCATGATCCAAAGATATCAAGGATGAAAAAGGAGGTTGTTGTTGGTGTCAAAGATGTTAAGGAAGTTGATAATGATTTCTTCTTGGTGGTTGTCAAGATTCTTGATCATCAG GGCCCCCTTTCAACATCCTTTCCTGTTGAGAATAGAATTACTTCAATTCCACCAAGGGCATTAAAGACTCACCTGGAGAAGGCAAAGAACCTTCCCTTTGTGAAGCGAATATCCGACTTTCATCTTCTGCTCTTACTTTGTAGGTTCTTTGACGTTAACTCTGATGTTCCGACATTGGCAGAATGCGTTCAGCTGCAGTCAACAGTTCCAGAGGGCTACCAACTCCTGATCGAGTCAATGGCTAGTGCCACTTGA